The following are encoded in a window of Armatimonas rosea genomic DNA:
- a CDS encoding DUF3500 domain-containing protein — protein MSDLSRDGVSRRQFLQTVGGIALGGASVGLLPAEAQTTKAPQAETLVKTLFESLTPKQRETLCMPWEHPKRSMVGANWAIVKPTIAEIFTADQQKMVEGILRGVTSDEWYPRVLEQMKHDGGGLNQYHVALFGDPKSGKFEWVLTGRHVTLRADGHSNANAAFGGPIFYGHAPKDTEDPSHPGNVYWQQAQQANAVFQALDGKQRAVALRDSAPSEDQIKLQGKTGEFAGIAIGELSKDQKKLVQKTMQSLLSPYRPSDANDAMKAIEANGGLDKIHLAFYKQDDLGSDGIWDIWRLEGPALVWHFRGAPHVHTWVNIAKDAKLADGHT, from the coding sequence ATGAGTGATTTATCACGCGATGGTGTGAGCCGACGCCAGTTTTTGCAAACCGTGGGGGGCATTGCCCTCGGAGGAGCGAGCGTGGGGCTCCTCCCCGCCGAGGCACAGACTACCAAAGCGCCCCAAGCCGAGACCCTGGTCAAGACACTCTTTGAGAGCCTGACCCCCAAGCAGCGCGAGACGCTCTGCATGCCCTGGGAGCATCCCAAGCGCAGTATGGTGGGAGCCAACTGGGCCATTGTCAAGCCGACTATCGCCGAGATCTTCACCGCCGATCAGCAAAAGATGGTCGAGGGAATCCTGCGCGGTGTCACCAGCGACGAGTGGTACCCGCGGGTTCTAGAGCAGATGAAGCACGACGGTGGCGGGCTGAACCAGTACCATGTCGCGCTCTTTGGGGACCCTAAAAGTGGCAAGTTTGAGTGGGTGCTCACCGGCCGCCATGTCACGCTACGCGCCGATGGGCACTCCAACGCCAACGCGGCCTTTGGCGGACCGATCTTCTACGGCCATGCCCCCAAGGACACCGAAGACCCCAGCCACCCAGGTAATGTCTACTGGCAGCAGGCACAGCAAGCCAACGCCGTGTTCCAAGCCCTAGACGGTAAGCAGCGCGCGGTGGCACTCCGAGACAGCGCGCCCAGCGAGGATCAGATCAAGCTTCAGGGCAAGACCGGAGAGTTTGCGGGAATCGCCATTGGGGAGCTCTCTAAGGATCAGAAGAAGCTCGTGCAGAAGACCATGCAGAGCCTACTCTCCCCCTACCGCCCCTCCGACGCCAACGACGCCATGAAGGCGATTGAGGCCAATGGTGGGCTGGACAAGATCCACCTCGCGTTCTACAAACAAGACGACCTGGGGAGCGACGGCATCTGGGACATCTGGCGGCTCGAAGGCCCGGCTCTGGTCTGGCACTTCCGCGGCGCGCCGCATGTCCACA
- a CDS encoding BlaI/MecI/CopY family transcriptional regulator, which produces MPKPTLGNLELEILQHITEHAPVTVGQVTESFAVPRGFTRSTINTSVERLFKKGYLTRTAEPEGTVFRYSPAVPSEEVLSGLVERFVENTLAGSLSPFVAYFARRKPLSAEEVAQLRSLVDTLEAAGAQDESDKPQ; this is translated from the coding sequence ATGCCAAAACCCACTCTGGGAAACCTGGAGCTTGAGATCCTGCAGCACATCACCGAGCATGCCCCTGTCACGGTTGGGCAGGTCACGGAGAGCTTCGCCGTCCCACGCGGATTCACGCGCTCTACCATCAACACCAGTGTCGAGCGGCTCTTTAAGAAAGGCTACCTGACACGCACCGCGGAGCCGGAGGGCACGGTCTTTCGCTACTCCCCCGCGGTTCCTTCGGAGGAGGTGCTCAGTGGGCTGGTCGAGCGCTTTGTCGAGAACACCCTCGCGGGATCGCTCTCGCCTTTTGTGGCCTACTTTGCGCGTCGAAAACCTCTCTCCGCCGAAGAGGTAGCCCAGCTACGCTCTTTAGTGGACACTTTGGAAGCGGCAGGAGCCCAGGATGAATCTGACAAGCCTCAATGA